One genomic window of Actinoalloteichus hoggarensis includes the following:
- a CDS encoding NADPH-dependent FMN reductase, translating to MSIRVVGIGGSIRSDSQSERTLSAVLAGARQAGAETTTLAGTDLVLPFYDPSVAERTDGARRLVDVLRNADGVILVSPGYHGTVSGLVKNALDYVEDLRGDARPYLDGRAVGCVGTAQGWQAAVSTLTALRSIVHALRGWPTPLGAALHAGEVRFDEHGACTDAKTAGTLHAIGEQVVDFARRRHG from the coding sequence GTGAGCATCCGGGTGGTGGGCATCGGCGGATCGATCCGGTCGGACTCGCAATCGGAGCGCACCCTGAGCGCGGTCCTCGCGGGTGCTCGGCAGGCAGGCGCGGAGACGACGACCCTCGCCGGAACAGACCTGGTGCTGCCGTTCTACGACCCGTCGGTGGCCGAGCGCACGGACGGCGCGCGCCGCCTGGTCGACGTCCTGCGCAACGCCGACGGCGTGATCCTCGTGTCGCCGGGATACCACGGCACGGTGTCGGGCCTGGTGAAGAACGCGCTCGACTACGTGGAGGACCTGCGCGGCGACGCGCGGCCGTATCTCGACGGTCGAGCCGTCGGCTGCGTCGGCACCGCGCAGGGCTGGCAGGCGGCCGTCAGCACCCTCACCGCGCTGCGGTCCATCGTGCACGCGCTGCGTGGCTGGCCGACGCCGCTCGGTGCCGCGCTGCACGCGGGCGAGGTGCGGTTCGACGAGCACGGGGCCTGCACGGACGCCAAGACGGCGGGCACCCTGCACGCCATCGGCGAGCAGGTCGTCGACTTCGCCCGCCGCAGGCACGGCTGA